The Ziziphus jujuba cultivar Dongzao chromosome 1, ASM3175591v1 genome segment ctttttaattatattttctgaACAGAATTCACAGAACCACTATTTTAAAATGTAGAAATAGATTGGAGAAAAAATATATCTGCAAAATGTCAGGCTTTCATGCCATCCACATGGATTATTgcgtatttttattatttatcaaatagtggaaaagggcttccaccaaaaaaaaaaaaaaaaaaaaaaaaattagtggaaaaggggaattcttctttttctattttgtatttGAATAGTGGTGTCAGAATAATTTTTCATGCACTATTTTATTTAGGAAGCGTATCAATTTGCAATATCTGCTAGAGGAAACTGAGATTCTTCACCTCCATGGAACTTAATTCCAAGAAAATGCTTGGggtgttcttttattttgttgtgaTTATACTTTCAGAGGCTGTTGTTGATGGTTGGAAGCACGTTTTGATCTGGTTGTTGTATTTTGCTTCTTGAAACGCAACACAATAAAAAATACTTTGAATTTGGGTTACCCAACATGGAAATGTGCTGGTCACCTATTTTTAATGTGGGGTTTTATTTGGTGACAGAGATCTTTACAttctcttattaaaaaaaaaaaaaaaaatttgctttatTCGAAAATTAGATTTGGTTTTAGTATGTTTTTCAGAATGATGTTATGCTGATTTAATATATAGCATGAGACTGCATCATTAAATAGGACATCATAGTTGAAGAATTTTAACTAACATTTTATTAAGTAGAGGTGATAAAAATGTCAATGCTGATTGGCCATCTTCAACAGAAATGCTTACTTATCTATTCAAGTAGAATTTATATTGACCTTGTAATGTACCTTTGAATCCCAATTTatcttttggtatttttatttttattttttttggtaattgatgAAATTAATAAAGGTATCAAGAAATTATCTTAATCCAATGATAGAAATAAccattgttaatttttcttaaaatttttttttgcaataatcATTGCTAATTTAAGATACCATTTTACAtcataattttaacaatttaactTGAACACATATTGAAGTAGACATCAAAACTGGAACTTGCACATGCTCTTGTCATAATTTAATTGCAtggttttattaatttacttttttgtattgggtttttaattttaaatagtaaaaataaaaaaattaaaaggactGCCAATACCATGGAGGATGGTAAAAGAAATTATAGAGTGATTTAACATTCATGTCAATATGTCTTCAACGATAAAACAGCTGATAACCATCCCCAGAAGATCATTTCTGCATTTTATTCAGAACAAAACAGAGTACATTTGTCACTAGGTTACATAAGATAGAAGCAGTAGACAGGTACccattaccaaaaagaaaaaaaaaagaaagaaaaaaagaatatatatatatatatatatatatttatatatatatctatgatgGGAACGGATCTTATACGGAATACAGTATTAgtaacaattttttataatattagaaataattttttaaaaaactatcattaatattataaaaaacaatcactaatactgcgattcTCATGCAAACCGTCCccattataaaattttcttttatatatatatatatatatatacacatatatagtgCACATGCCGCTAAAACAAATCACAAGCCCTCAATATATGCCACACCAGTATCTTTCAACCAGGAGCCCCCTTGAATCAACTCAGCTACAGTGAAATTATGGGCCTCTTTTGGGCTTGTAATGATATGGTAACCGGGCCATTTAACTCTCTTGCTAAGACCGGCACCTGGGCCCTTATTTGCATACTCCCCATAATACAACGTCTTCAATGTATAAGGAGAATCATTCCAAACGGACCATCCGGCCGGATCAATATGGTTGCCAATAGTACTTTGCATAACGACAGTCCTCGAGTATTCCTTCCAAGGACGGCCCAAATATGTTGGAAACGAGGCCTTCACGGGCTTCAAGTCGGAGCTCGCGATGATCTCGCATCTTTGGATCGAAGTCCCGGTGTTTTGGAATTTATCTGTACGGCCTTGGGCTGTAACCATGTTTTTCTGTCCACTCATGGGCCTTCGGGCCGCAAGTTTGCAGCTTTGAAAGACGACTGCTGCATTTCCGAAGATGAAATCCACCGTCCCAGTAATGTACGACTCTTTGTAGAATTGTCTGTTGGAGTGAGCATAGAGAGTGTCTTGGTAAGCGGCAATGAAGCATCGGTTTATGACCGATCTATCAGCCCCAACACGAAGTGCAACTGCTTGGTGTTTTCGTGGCCCAGCTGTGTTTTGGAACCCAATGTCTTGGGCAATAAATCCATCTCCTACAGCAGCTGTAaatgaaacataaaaaattagcCAACAATATTTAGTACAAAAAAGTGTGGTAGTTGTTGATCATCACGGGTGGAATACATACAACATTTAGCAATTTAATTCGCTATCTAATAagattcaatttattttatcagaTTTTGGGTTTAAGaaagttaaaatataattaaaggcATCAAATTATTATTCGATATTTCAGCAATATATCTTATAAATGTTCATTATTAAAGGCATCAAATTATTATTCGATATTTCAGCAATATATCTTATAAATGTTCATTATGACTGAACAAATAGAAAgtctttttttagaaaaaaaaaaaaaaaattcgaaagGAGATTTTCACACGGAAATGTTGAGACCATTACCTACAGTAGCAGATTTGAAAGTGGTAGTCCCATCAATGTAATTGAGACTTCCAGTGATTATAGTGGAAGTCATACCATCTCCAACAAGCAtcaaattctttttgttcttcccTATCTCAACATTCTCTTTGTAGATGCCCTTTTTCACATAAATAATGTACCTCACCTTGCTATTCTGTGGTGCAGAATCTACAGCTCCTTTCACTGTCTTGTATTTCCCACTCCCATCTTTTGCCACAACAACGTTAGCCTTAATTTCATTAGGCAAAGATTGCAAAAGCCTCCGATCTCCGCTCCTGACCCATGTCGGAAATTCCCCATTCAACAACTCCAACTCTTTGTCTTTCGGCGGTGAAATTGAAACCAGCATGGCTAAAGAAGTTCTTGCCCTTGCTATCAAGTCCTTGACCATGTCCTTCATCAATGTCTTGGCTTGTCCCTCTAGACCATCTAAGCACGTGACATGGTTGGTGAGGACGCTACTGAGCCATGCATGAGCATCTCCATAGGAATACACGCTATGATTCTGGAGAGCTTTGATAGAATCCACTACTCTGTCTATGGAAATGTCCATCAGCTCAACACAATCATTTATTGCAGCTCTATCCTTCTTGTTGTTGATCCGGTGCTTAATTTCGTGGGCCAGTTTGATGGTTTTGTGAATGTTGGGTTTGGTTTTCTGGAGGAAGCACTGAAGGGGCCGAGCCTTGTCCATCGGCGTGGATCGGGCCACTTCCATGATCACCTTCAGGGCTAAGCATGATTCCCTGTCGAGTGCT includes the following:
- the LOC107419067 gene encoding pectinesterase translates to MAIHQPLFETPKASPCKRLCLLLSLLAIISSSALVATHLIRTTFSIIAPLPRLIGNEALDRESCLALKVIMEVARSTPMDKARPLQCFLQKTKPNIHKTIKLAHEIKHRINNKKDRAAINDCVELMDISIDRVVDSIKALQNHSVYSYGDAHAWLSSVLTNHVTCLDGLEGQAKTLMKDMVKDLIARARTSLAMLVSISPPKDKELELLNGEFPTWVRSGDRRLLQSLPNEIKANVVVAKDGSGKYKTVKGAVDSAPQNSKVRYIIYVKKGIYKENVEIGKNKKNLMLVGDGMTSTIITGSLNYIDGTTTFKSATVAAVGDGFIAQDIGFQNTAGPRKHQAVALRVGADRSVINRCFIAAYQDTLYAHSNRQFYKESYITGTVDFIFGNAAVVFQSCKLAARRPMSGQKNMVTAQGRTDKFQNTGTSIQRCEIIASSDLKPVKASFPTYLGRPWKEYSRTVVMQSTIGNHIDPAGWSVWNDSPYTLKTLYYGEYANKGPGAGLSKRVKWPGYHIITSPKEAHNFTVAELIQGGSWLKDTGVAYIEGL